In Clarias gariepinus isolate MV-2021 ecotype Netherlands chromosome 1, CGAR_prim_01v2, whole genome shotgun sequence, one DNA window encodes the following:
- the LOC128526865 gene encoding uncharacterized protein LOC128526865, giving the protein MAITRTFSPFLTFYQTDVPVIPFLAKDLAELLKSMLRRFVKKEVLKDISPLQLVRLDVCDNQSWVNPKEVNIGLGAESLLKELQKQKKIGELTVLEFRKDCLKMMSTIIQKVQEKSPLKYPVVRQVACLDPSMMLSDPDWCKSNMTKLVQKFLQAQQLSGGVSAGDVIIQQFSNMLSAENETLVSYRSTETRLDTFLHGVLAERYDELWGFCKKLLLLSHGQATVERGFSINKEVETCNMQEETMVTHRLVCDYVNICGGLLNVPISKELLASAASARSRYRMHLDQQKAKKITDVQAQKRKSLEENIEHLKKKKKILVQVSMSLQRDADQLAEEAEGKAGTLMAQLITKSNTLRKRYKEKTSELQQIETELEAKGKELRSIQ; this is encoded by the exons ATGGCTATCACAAGGACTTTCAGTCCTTTTCTTACCTTCTATCAAACAGATGTGCCTGTGATTCCGTTCCTTGCCAAAGACTTGGCTGAGCTGTTGAAG AGTATGCTGAGGCGTTTTGTCAAGAAAGAAGTACTCAAGGATATTAGTCCACTTCAGCTGGTCAGATTGGATGTCTGTGACAATCAGAGCTGGGTCAACCCAAAGGAAGTTAACATAGGCTTGGGTGCAGAATCTCTTCTTAAG GAActacagaaacagaaaaagataGGGGAACTCACAGTTCTGGAGTTTAGGAAAGATTGTCTTAAAATGATGTCTACCATCATCCAGAAAGTACAGGAAAAGAGCCCATTAAAGTATCCTGTAGTGAGGCAGGTGGCCTGTTTGGATCCCAGCATGATGTTATCTGACCCTGACTGGTGCAAGAGCAACATGACAAAACTGGTGCAGAAGTTTTTGCAAGCCCAACAGTTGTCAGGAGGTGTCTCTGCTG GTGATGTGATAATCCAGCAGTTTAGTAACATGTTATCTGCTGAAAATGAGACCCTTGTCTCATACAGATCCACAGAGACCAGGCTAGATACGTTCTTGCATGGTGTACTTGCCGAGCGCTATGATGAGTTGTGGGGCTTTTGCAAGAAACTGCTTCTCCTGTCCCATGGGCAGGCTACAGTGGAGAGGGGATTCTCCATTAACAAAGAAGTGGAGACCTGCAATATGCAGGAGGAGACAATGGTCACACATCGACTGGTATGCGATTATGTCAACATCTGTGGAGGGCTCCTCAATGTGCCTATTTCTAAAGAGTTACTGGCCTCAGCTGCATCTGCCAGGTCTAGATATAGAATGCACCTGGATCAGCAGAAGGCTAAGAAAATTACAGATGTCCAGGCACAGAAACGGAAATCTTTAGAAGAAAACATTGAgcacctgaaaaagaaaaagaaaattctggTCCAGGTATCTATGAGCCTGCAGAGGGATGCGGATCAGCTTGCAGAAGAAGCTGAAGGAAAAGCTGGCACCTTGATGGCACAGCTCATTACAAAATCGAACACACTGAGGAAGAggtataaagaaaaaacaagtgaATTACAGCAAATTGAGACCGAGTTGGAGGCAAAGGGCAAAGAACTGAGATcaatacagtaa
- the LOC128520204 gene encoding aerolysin-like protein yields the protein MSALADVVAVGANGGNPFNFNGTENGSTLQKICVWLGDWQVKAIKVCLTDGQSKQFGVPAGDVKEFIFEDGEHFTSLSLWANSRGTRLGAIKFKTTHSREFYVKQRSEGLNQEVPVDVASGICMGITGRSGSDIDCFGFIFINTIESTKLTDVEYPTLKEVIPKVNIREIKSMTYHNDISETQEFKIETFQKITPKSSWSVTGKLELTYTLKVTAGIPLIAKKESNYVFILGPTGTYPPKIIEEKTELYVFPVQVLPGKIVDVDITLVQAPVDLPFKGKVKITCHNGGVLEFKTSGTYKGVTYTAGDVTVTESAKNLGGASKSAKFILKM from the coding sequence ATGTCAGCCCTGGCAGATGTAGTTGCAGTTGGTGCGAATGGAGGAAACCCCTTTAATTTTAATGGCACTGAAAATGGATCCACATTGCAAAAGATCTGCGTGTGGCTCGGTGACTGGCAAGTGAAGGCCATAAAGGTCTGCCTTACTGATGGCCAGTCCAAGCAGTTTGGTGTACCTGCTGGGGATGTTAAAGAGTTTATATTTGAAGATGGAGAGCATTTCACCTCCCTTTCACTATGGGCAAATTCAAGGGGAACACGTCTGGGTGCCATCAAATTCAAGACAACTCACTCCAGGGAGTTCTATGTAAAGCAGAGAAGTGAAGGGTTGAACCAAGAAGTTCCAGTTGATGTTGCTTCTGGGATCTGCATGGGAATCACAGGGCGTTCAGGTTCAGATATTGATTGCTTCGGCTTCATATTCATTAACACGATCGAGTCTACTAAGCTTACAGATGTTGAGTATCCTACACTTAAGGAAGTGATACCCAAAGTGAATATCAGGGAAATCAAATCCATGACCTACCACAATGATATTTCTGAAACTCAAGAATTTAAAATTGAAACCTTCCAAAAAATAACGCCGAAATCCTCCTGGTCAGTTACTGGAAAATTGGAGTTGACATACACCCTGAAAGTGACTGCAGGAATCCCACTGATTGCAAAGAAAGAATCAAACTATGTTTTCATACTTGGTCCTACGGGTACATATCCTCCAAAGATCATTGAAGAGAAAACGGAGCTTTACGTATTTCCTGTTCAAGTCCTTCCAGGTAAAATCGTGGATGTGGACATCACACTTGTCCAGGCTCCAGTTGATCTCCCCTTCAAGGGCAAAGTCAAGATTACGTGCCATAATGGTGGTGTGCTGGAATTTAAAACCAGTGGAACCTACAAAGGTGTCACTTACACTGCTGGAGATGTAACTGTGACTGAATCAGCCAAAAACCTCGGTGGGGCCTCAAAATCTGCAAAGTTTAttctaaaaatgtaa